The nucleotide sequence CAGTCGCTCTCGCTGCGGCAGCGGGCGGCGTCGGCCAGGCCCTGCATCTGCTCGGCGGAACGCAGGCTCTTGAAGGCCTCGTTGATGCCCTCATTGGTCATCGACGACATCCACAGCCGTTGGAACGGCTTTTTGCACTTCGTGAGCTGGTAGATATAAGTGAAGATCAGCTCGCCCTCGCGCCCGGCGTCGCAGGCGTTGATGACGGAGGTGACATCCTTGCGGGCCAGCAGCTTCTTGAGCTGGGCGAAGCGCTCCTTGCCCTCGGGCAGGGGCTGGAGTTCGAACTCGTCGGGGATGATCGGGAGTGTCTCGAGGCGCCAGAAGCCGTATTTCTTCTTGTCGATGTCCTCCGGCATCTGGAGCCCCACCAGATGGCCGACCGCCGACGAGATCACATACTCGTCACTCTCGTAATGGTCGCCTTTCTTGGGGATTTTGCCGAGCGCGCGCGCCAGATCGGCGGCGACGGAGGGCTTCTCGGCAATGATGAGACACTTCATGAGGGGGACGAGCCGTTAGCCGCCGTGCCGGGAATTTCAAGCTATACTTTTTTTCGCAGACGGAGCGGGGTCGGATTTTCCGGCGCCTGGATGCAGGTGATTTCGGCGCTGGTCCGGCCACCGCGGCGAGGCCGCCGCGGTCCCATTTTGGCGGGGAACCTGGAGCGCGGGAGATCGTTCCTCGCAACAAAAAGGCGCACCGGGAGAGGTGCGCCGGAGGCGGGAAGGAGAGATCCAGCCCTGCCGTATTACTTCACGCCGAGGTCGGCAAGGACGGCGTCGAGTGCCTTCAGCAGGTCGGCCATGGTGGCGTCGGTTTCGTCACCCATGTTGGAGATGCGGAAGGTCTGACCCTTCAGTTTGCCGTAGCCGCCGTCGATCACGAAGCCGTGTTTGGACTTCAGCGCCTTGTTGAGGGCGGCGAGGTCAACGTTGAGCGTGTTCGCGAAGCAGTTGAGGGAGACGGAGCCGTGGCCCTCCTTCGGGAAGAGCTTGAAGCCCTTGGCGAGCGCCCAGGTGCGGACCGTCTGGTTGAGACGGGCGTGGCGGGCATAGCGGGCCTCGAGGCCCTCGGCTGCGATGTCCTCGAGCTTGGACTTCAGGGCATAGATCAGCGGGATGACCGGCGTGCTCGGGGTCATGCCTGCCTCGTGGTTCTTCTGGAACTCGAGCAGGTCGAAGTAGTAGCCGCGGGTCTTGCAGAGGGCGGCCCGCTCGAGGGCGCGCTTCGAGGGCGAGAGCAGGGACAGGCCGGGGGGCAGGGCGAGGGCCTTCTGCGAGCCGGTGATGATGACATCGATGCCGAGCTCGTCCTTCTTGATCGGCACGGCGCTGAAGGAGCTGACGGTGTCCACGATGCTAATGACGCCCGGGAACTCGCGCAGCACGGCGGCGAGGGCGGGGAGGTCGCTCATGCAACCGCAGGAGGTCTCGTTGTGGATGATGGTGACGACATCGTATTCGCCCGTGGAGAGAGCCTTGCGCAGGGCTTCCGGATCAACGGGCTGGCCCCAGTCGGACTTGAGGGCGCCGGCGGCGAGGCCGCAGCGTTGGGCGACATCGAGCCACTTGTCGGAGAAGGCGCCGTTCATGCAGCACAGGACCTTCTTCTGGGTGAGGTTGCGGATGGAGCCCTCCATCACGCCCCAGGCGCTACTGGTGGACAGGTAGACCGGGTCCGCGGTGTAGAGCAGGCCTTGGAGGCCCGGCTGGATGGATTGGTAGAGCGCGACAAAGTCGGTGCTGCGATGGCCGATCATGGGTTGCGCCATCGCGCGCAGCGTTTTCTCGGAGACGGCGATCGGGCCGGGGATGAAGAGTTTGTAGCTCATGGGATTGGGTGAAGCCGGTGTTGCATGTAACAAGACCAGCAGCTAGCACTGACTCACTACCGCCCCTTCCCAAGCGTCAAAGCCAATTTTGCTCATGCCCAACCGCTGGTTCCGTCATAAGGCCGATGAATTCGAACAATTCGCCATAGACGTGATCATGGGCCGGCGGGAGGACATGCCGGCGGTGCTGTTCGGGGCCTTCCTGCAGGTGTGCTCGTACCTGTTCAGCGGGATTGTGCAGTTGCGGCTGTGGCTGTACCGGAACCGCATCTTTCGCGACCAGCCGCTGGGCTGCCTGGTGGTCGTGGTCGGCAACCTGACGGTGGGCGGCACAGGCAAGACGCCCGTGGTGGAGAAGTTCGCCCGGGCGCTGCGCGACCGTGGCCGCAAGGTCGCCATTCTCAGCCGCGGTTACAAGAGCAAGGCCCCGCCTTTGTGGAAAAAATGGTGGTTCTGGCTGAATCACACGGCCGACGCCCCGCCCCGTGTGGTGAGCGACGGCCGCACGGTCCTGCTCGACTCCGAGGTGGCGGGCGACGAGCCCTACATGCTGGCGCGGAACCTGCCGGGCGTGGTGGTGCTGGTGGACAAGGACCGCGTGAAGGCGGGGGCCTACGCGATCAAGGAATTTGGCTGCGACACCCTGGTGCTCGACGACGGCTTCCAGTACCTCCCGCTCAAGGGCCGGCTCAACCTGCTGCTGGTCGACAAGACCAACCCCTTCGGCAATGGCTTCCTGCTGCCGCGCGGCATCCTGCGCGAGCCGATCAAGCACCTGAAGCGCGCCTCGTATGTGTTCCTGACGAAGTCCAAGGGTGAGCGCGACGAGGAGCTGGAGGCGATGATCCGCCGGTTTAACCCCGAGGCCGAGATCATCGAGTGCGCGCACAAGCCGCAGTACCTCCAGCGTATCGGCAGCGACGAACGCATCCCGCTCGCCTCACTGGCCGGCAAGCACATCGGCGCCTTCAGCGGCATCGCCGCGCCGGAGAGTTTCGAGGCCTTCCTGCGCGAGACGGGGGCCAAGCTGGATTACACCCGGCGGTTTCTCGACCACCACCGGTTCTCGGACGAGGAGCTGGAGACGGTCTTCGAGGAGGCCCTCGCCGCCCGGGTGGAGATGCTGATCACGACCGAGAAGGACGCGGTGCGGCTCGACGCCACGCAGAAGATCCCGCTGCCCTGTTACTACCTCAGGCTGGAGATCGATATCCTGCGCGGCGCTGCCGACTTCGACGAGGCCGTCGGCAAGATCTGTTTCCCGCTGGGGCAGCCGGTGGCGGGTTAAGCAGGCTTTGCATGGCGGGGTCCGGCCGCTTTGGGATTGAATGCCGGCAGGACGGCAGGGAATGTCGGGGCATGAGTGATTCCCGTTACAACCAACTCGCGGAGGTGCTGACCGGTTTCTCCTGCGACCTGAAGAAAGGCGAGCGGGTGCTGATCGACGCCTTTGACGTCCCCGAGGGCTTTGTCATCGCCCTGGTCCGCGCCACCCGCGCCCTCGGCGCGATCCCCTACGTGAACCTGCAGAATGCCCGCATCACCCGCGAGCTGCTGCAGGGCGCCAGCACCGACCAATACCGGCTGACGGCCGACATCGAATTGGCGCGCATGCAGAAGATGGACGCCTACATCGCCGCCCGCGGCTCGCATAACATCTTCGAGACCTCCGACGTGCCGGCGGCGCGGGTGCAGCTCGTGGCCAAGCTCATGAAACCGGTGCTCGATTACCGGGTGAACAAGACCAAATGGGTCGTGCTCCGCTGGCCCTCGAGCGCCATGGCGCAGCAGGCCGGCATGAGCACCGAGGCCTTCGAGGACTTCTATTTCAAGGTCTGCACCTTCGACTACCGCCGCTACGGCCCAGGCATGGCCGCGCTCGAGGACCTGATGAACCGAACCGACCGCGTGCACCTCAAGGGGCCCGGTACGGATCTGAAGTTCTCGATCAAGGGCATCGGCGCCGAGGCCTGCGGCGGCCTGCGCAACATTCCGGATGGCGAGGTGTTCTCCTGCCCGGTCAAGGACAGCGTCGAGGGCGTGATCCAATATAACGCCCCGACCGTCTACCTCGGCACGGCCTTCGACAACATCCGGCTCGTCTTCAAGCAGGGCAAAATCGTGGAGGCCACGGCCAACAATACAAAACGGCTCAACGAGATCCTCGATACGGACGCGGGGGCGCGCTACATCGGCGAGTTCGCGATCGGCTTCAACCCGCACATCACCGAACCGATGCGCGACATCCTGTTCGACGAGAAGATCGCCGGCTCCTTCCACTTCACGCCCGGCAAGGCCTACGAGCGCGCCGGCAACGGCAACGAGTCGGTCGTCCACTGGGACATGGTCAACATCCAGCGCCCGGAATACGGCGGCGGCGAAATCTGGTTCGACGGCAAACTTATCCGCAAGGACGGCCTGTTTGTCCTGCCGGCCCTTAAAAAGCTTAACCCCGACCAGTTGCTGAAGAAGGGGTAAACCACTCATCCGCCACCATCCGGCGCTCAGGCCTAGCTGACCCAATCCGTGGGGCCTGAGTGCAGATTGGTGTGTAATCATGCCGATGGACTCCCTTAGTTTCGCCCAGTCTCTACCGAAGACCGAGACGCACCTCCACCTGGAGGGGGCGCTGCCGCTGGAGCTGCTGCGCCGCGTGCGGCCGGAGTTTGCGCAGCCGCCGATTTCGTGGGCTCATAATTTCAAGTTCCGCGACTTCGCCCATTTCGACCGCGAGCTGCTGGACATGGCGTTTTCCTGGTTCACGTCGCCCGCCCGTTATCATGAGGCGGCGCAGGTGATCTTCGCGCGGCTCGCCGCGGCGAACGTGAAATACGTCGAGACGAGTTTCGCCTCGGGGGCGCTGGAGTTTCTCGGGCTCAACGGTCGTGAGGTGCTGGCGGCGATCCGCACGGCGGTGCCGGCCGGCCTGGAGGTGCGGGTGTTTCTCGGGATTCATCACAATGGGGCGGGGCCGCGGATGATGCCCATCCTCGAGGAAGCGCTGACCTGGCCGGACCTGGCCGGGGTAGACCTGCACGGATTTGAAGATGCGCCGGTGGAGCCCTGGACGGCGCCTTATTGGGCGGCGGCCCGGGCCGCGGGCAAATACACCAAGGCGCATGCGGGCGAGTTCATGGGGGCCGATTTTGTGCGGAAGATCCTGGATGAGTTGCAGCCTCATCGCATCGAGCACGGTACCCGGGCTATCGAGAGCCCGGCGGTGGTGCAGGAACTGATCCGGCGCGGGATCGCCTTGGATATGTGCCCGATCAGCAACCACAAGCTGATGCCCGGCATCAGCCTGGTGAACCATCCCATCCGGCGGCTGTTCGACGCGGGGGTGAAGGTGACGATCAGCACCGACGACCCCATCACTTTCGGCAACCGGATCAATGACGAGTACGTCGTCCTGGCCGATCGCAGCGGGTTCACCCGCCGGGAACTCGTGCAGATCGCCCGGAATGGATTTGAAGTCGCGTTGATGCCGGCGGAGCAGAAGCAACCGTGGCTTGACCAGCTGGATGGGATAGCGGACGCGTTGGGTCAGTGAACGGAGACCCCGCCCACATCAAGACCGACCCAGAAGCCACGGCACGACCGGGCTGTCCGCGGAGGGCAGAATGATCTGCAGTCCAGCGGTCAGCCCCGAGGGCAAGGCCACGGGGAGCGAGAGCACGGGCAGTCCCGCGAGGCTGGCGGGGGAACAGAGCGTGAGGATGTTGCGCCTCAGTTCCAAGGTGGCCTCGGCCTTGGTCGGCGCGGCGCAGGAGACGCTTGGCAGCACGAGATAATCGTAGGTGCGGAAGAAATCACGGAGGACGGAGATGATCTCGCGCCGGCGTTCGTGGGCGCGGGCGATGTCCGCCGCCGGGAAACTCCCCGCATCGGTGAAGCGCCGCCAGATGATCGGGTCGTAACGCTCGCGGTGGGGGACCAGCCAGTCGCGATGCACGGTGTGGGCCTCGCTCATGCCGATGGTGATGTAGGCCTCGACGGCGTGATGCCACGACAGGACCAACGAGGCTTCCGCCACCGGATCAGCCCGGGCGGTGAGACTCGCGGCCGCGTAGTCGCAGGCCGTGGCGACGGTGGGGTCCATGCCGGGCAGCAGCTTGCGGGCGTTGAGGTAGCATCCGCGGGGTTCGGACGCCAAGGGCCGGCCCGTACCCGGCACCAAGGCCCGCCATGCCGTCAGCATGTCCGGGGCGTTGGCCGTGAACCAACCCGCCGTATCCATGGTCGGGGCGAGCGGAAAGGCATCGCGAATAAAAGCATCCCCGGGACTCAGCCGGAAGCCATGCAGCCCGCACCAGGCCGCGGGTACGCGGACGGAGCCGCCGGTGTCGGTGCCGATGGAAAGTGGCGCGACCCCCGCGGCCACCAGCGCCGCGGAGCCGCTGCTGGAGCCGCCGGACAAACATTGGGGATGGAAGGGATGCGGGCAGTCGCCGTAGTGTGGATTTTCACCCGTGAGGCCGGAGGCGAATTCCACGAGGTGGGACTTGCCCGCGCAACCCGCGCCCAGTTCGCCGAGTCGCTGGGCGAGTTGGCAGTCGTGTGAGGGCAGGGGGCGAAGCTGGTCCAGGAAAGTCGAACCGGCGCGGGTCGGCACGCCCGTCAGGTCGAAGAGGTCCTTGAGGAAGTAGGGCATGCCGGCGAGGGGACGGTCAGCGGCCGGGGCTACCGTGGCCAATTGCTCAACCAGTTCCCCCTCCGGTCGCAGCCACGCCACCGCCGCGCGGCGCAATGGGTCCGGCAGCGCGGCCACGCGGGCCTGCAACTCGCGGGCGGCCCCGACGGCGCCGAGGGCCTGCCAGCCGGCGAATGGCAAAGCGGCTGGCGTTTTGGGCGCGATTGTGTCCATTCGGGTGGACTACATGGAGCCTGCCGCGGCCATCGTCAAATTTACCTCGCTGAAAAAGCGCTACGGCAGCGGCCCGCTCGTGCTGGACGGCGTGGACCTGACCGTGGCCGCCGGGGATTTTGTCAGCCTGATCGGGCCCAGCGGCTGCGGCAAATCCACCGTGCTCAAGCTGGTGTCGGGCCTGAATCCGGCGAGCGAAGGCGGGTTGGAGGTGCTGGGTACCAAGCCGCGGCTGGCCCGTGACCGCCAGGCCTTTATCTTTCAGGACGCCACGCTGCTGCCCTGGCTGACCGCCCAGGGCAACGCCGAGCTGCCCTTACGGTTGCGCGGGGTGTCATCGGCGGACCGCCGCACCAAAGCCGCCGCGATGCTCGCGCGGGTGGGACTCGAACCCAACGCCGGATACTACCCGCGTCAGCTTTCCGGCGGCATGAAGATGCGCGTTTCCATCGCCCGGGCGCTCACACTCTCGCCTGAACTGCTTTTGCTGGATGAACCGTTCGGCGCCCTCGACGAGATGACGCGCAACCGGCTCAACGAGCAGTTGCTCGCCTTGCGGGAGCAGGCGCGCTTCACGGCGATGTTCGTGACTCATTCCGTGAGCGAGGCGGTTTTCCTCTCGAATCGCATCATTGTGATGGCGGCGAACCCCGGGCGGCTGCACGCGGAGGTGAAGGTTGATTTTGCGTATCCGCGCCGACCTGAAATGCGGGAGCGGCCGGAATTCCAAGCCAAGGTGAACGAGGTGTCACGCTTGCTACACGAGGTGGAGGACCCACTCGGATGAAAAAGCTGCCGCCGCTCCTGCTTTGGCTCCTGCCCGTCGTCAGCGGCGCGACCTTCGTCGCGCTCTGGTATGCGGTGCGGCATTTCAGCGGCCTGCAGAGCTGGATCCTGCCGACGCCGGGCGAGATTCTCGCGGCGGCGTGGCACGAGCGGACGAGACTCTGGCAGGCGGCGGGCAGCACGGCGGTCGGCGCGCTCGCGGGGTTCCTGCTGGCGGGATTGTCGAGTTTCGCGCTGGCGTTGTTCCTGGGGGTGTCGCGATCTCTGCGGGCCAGCCTTTATCCCTGGCTGCTGATGTTGCAGATGACGCCGGTGATCGTGCTGACCCCGATCATCG is from Lacunisphaera limnophila and encodes:
- a CDS encoding pyridoxal-phosphate-dependent aminotransferase family protein codes for the protein MSYKLFIPGPIAVSEKTLRAMAQPMIGHRSTDFVALYQSIQPGLQGLLYTADPVYLSTSSAWGVMEGSIRNLTQKKVLCCMNGAFSDKWLDVAQRCGLAAGALKSDWGQPVDPEALRKALSTGEYDVVTIIHNETSCGCMSDLPALAAVLREFPGVISIVDTVSSFSAVPIKKDELGIDVIITGSQKALALPPGLSLLSPSKRALERAALCKTRGYYFDLLEFQKNHEAGMTPSTPVIPLIYALKSKLEDIAAEGLEARYARHARLNQTVRTWALAKGFKLFPKEGHGSVSLNCFANTLNVDLAALNKALKSKHGFVIDGGYGKLKGQTFRISNMGDETDATMADLLKALDAVLADLGVK
- a CDS encoding aminopeptidase, which encodes MSDSRYNQLAEVLTGFSCDLKKGERVLIDAFDVPEGFVIALVRATRALGAIPYVNLQNARITRELLQGASTDQYRLTADIELARMQKMDAYIAARGSHNIFETSDVPAARVQLVAKLMKPVLDYRVNKTKWVVLRWPSSAMAQQAGMSTEAFEDFYFKVCTFDYRRYGPGMAALEDLMNRTDRVHLKGPGTDLKFSIKGIGAEACGGLRNIPDGEVFSCPVKDSVEGVIQYNAPTVYLGTAFDNIRLVFKQGKIVEATANNTKRLNEILDTDAGARYIGEFAIGFNPHITEPMRDILFDEKIAGSFHFTPGKAYERAGNGNESVVHWDMVNIQRPEYGGGEIWFDGKLIRKDGLFVLPALKKLNPDQLLKKG
- a CDS encoding adenosine deaminase family protein — protein: MPMDSLSFAQSLPKTETHLHLEGALPLELLRRVRPEFAQPPISWAHNFKFRDFAHFDRELLDMAFSWFTSPARYHEAAQVIFARLAAANVKYVETSFASGALEFLGLNGREVLAAIRTAVPAGLEVRVFLGIHHNGAGPRMMPILEEALTWPDLAGVDLHGFEDAPVEPWTAPYWAAARAAGKYTKAHAGEFMGADFVRKILDELQPHRIEHGTRAIESPAVVQELIRRGIALDMCPISNHKLMPGISLVNHPIRRLFDAGVKVTISTDDPITFGNRINDEYVVLADRSGFTRRELVQIARNGFEVALMPAEQKQPWLDQLDGIADALGQ
- a CDS encoding ABC transporter ATP-binding protein; translated protein: MEPAAAIVKFTSLKKRYGSGPLVLDGVDLTVAAGDFVSLIGPSGCGKSTVLKLVSGLNPASEGGLEVLGTKPRLARDRQAFIFQDATLLPWLTAQGNAELPLRLRGVSSADRRTKAAAMLARVGLEPNAGYYPRQLSGGMKMRVSIARALTLSPELLLLDEPFGALDEMTRNRLNEQLLALREQARFTAMFVTHSVSEAVFLSNRIIVMAANPGRLHAEVKVDFAYPRRPEMRERPEFQAKVNEVSRLLHEVEDPLG
- a CDS encoding amidase translates to MPFAGWQALGAVGAARELQARVAALPDPLRRAAVAWLRPEGELVEQLATVAPAADRPLAGMPYFLKDLFDLTGVPTRAGSTFLDQLRPLPSHDCQLAQRLGELGAGCAGKSHLVEFASGLTGENPHYGDCPHPFHPQCLSGGSSSGSAALVAAGVAPLSIGTDTGGSVRVPAAWCGLHGFRLSPGDAFIRDAFPLAPTMDTAGWFTANAPDMLTAWRALVPGTGRPLASEPRGCYLNARKLLPGMDPTVATACDYAAASLTARADPVAEASLVLSWHHAVEAYITIGMSEAHTVHRDWLVPHRERYDPIIWRRFTDAGSFPAADIARAHERRREIISVLRDFFRTYDYLVLPSVSCAAPTKAEATLELRRNILTLCSPASLAGLPVLSLPVALPSGLTAGLQIILPSADSPVVPWLLGRS
- the lpxK gene encoding tetraacyldisaccharide 4'-kinase, whose translation is MPNRWFRHKADEFEQFAIDVIMGRREDMPAVLFGAFLQVCSYLFSGIVQLRLWLYRNRIFRDQPLGCLVVVVGNLTVGGTGKTPVVEKFARALRDRGRKVAILSRGYKSKAPPLWKKWWFWLNHTADAPPRVVSDGRTVLLDSEVAGDEPYMLARNLPGVVVLVDKDRVKAGAYAIKEFGCDTLVLDDGFQYLPLKGRLNLLLVDKTNPFGNGFLLPRGILREPIKHLKRASYVFLTKSKGERDEELEAMIRRFNPEAEIIECAHKPQYLQRIGSDERIPLASLAGKHIGAFSGIAAPESFEAFLRETGAKLDYTRRFLDHHRFSDEELETVFEEALAARVEMLITTEKDAVRLDATQKIPLPCYYLRLEIDILRGAADFDEAVGKICFPLGQPVAG